AAGAAATAAAATGGTTTGATTTTGACCGCATTCTATTTAACACCGGATCTTCAGAATTGAATCCAGCTTCCTTGGATCAGTTGACAGGAATTTTTAAAATTCTGAGGGCTTATCCGACCGTCCATGTCAAGATAGGCGGCTATACGGACAATGTAGGTGACCCTGCATCCAACCTTAAATTGTCCCAATCCAGAGCAGAAAGAGTGGTTCAGGAGTTGATCCGAATGGGAATATCTTCCAACAGATTGGAGGCCGAAGGTTATGGAGATCAGCATCCGGTCGGAGACAACAACACTCCGGAAGGCAGAGAAACCAATCGCCGTGTTTCCTTAAGGCTGACGAAAAGGTAAAGCCTATGGACGATTGCGGAAATCAGGAAACTGTGATAAAGATAAAGTTTAAGAAGCCTGATTCCTTTTTCCCACAGGAAAGTCGCGAGAGTTAATTTATTCGCTACTGTTTCAAACTTCAATACCTTACATTTCTTTCAAACCATTTGTTTTCCCCATATTGGATGTCTAATTTTTTATTTCAAATAAAACCAAGCCTAAAAATGGACGTTCTCTCTAGCAAGAATCATAGTTGCTGATTTCTTTTAAAGCTATGACACCATTAATTACAATCTGAAATTCCCTGATTTAAAATACAAACATCAATTTTTAATAATGGAATTCAACCGGATAATCAGAGGTTCAAAAAGGGAGATGAATGATCTTGAGAATCTCTATGCAGTATTGGATGCAGGGTTTTTATGCCATGTGGCATTTCAGCATCAGAATAAGAGCATGATCATCCCCACGGCTTTTGGTCGAAAAGATGAAGTGATTTATTTGCACGGTTCCACCAAAAATTTTATGCTCAACCAGATTTTAGATGGACAAACAGTTTGTGTAGCAGTGACCCATTTGGATGGACTCGTTTTGGCAAGATCTCTTTTCGACACCTCCGTCAATTATCGTTCGGCGGTTGTGTTTGGAAAGGCTGAAAAACTGGAATCCGAAGAAGAAAGAATGATGGGTTTGAAAACCATCACGGATCATATCATCAAAGGGAGATGGGAAGAAGTTCCTGTGGGAAGCGAACAGGCACTCAAAGCCACGATGGTCGTCAGAATTCCGATCGAAAGTGCCTCCGTTAAAATCAGGAAAGGCGGACCCATGGGGGACGAAGACCTGAAGAATGAGGTATGGTCAGGCGTAATCCCGCTCAGCCTGCAACCAATGGGTCCGGTAGCCGATGAAAAATTTGGCGGTCAACTTCCTCTTGCAGAGAGCGTGATCTGGTATCTGAGCCACTTCAATAGATGAGTTATAAATTCTTGTTCTGCTTATTGTCGGCTGTTTTTCCTGATTAAATGGAGCATCACAAATGGACCTGTCAGAAAATTGCAAAGAACAATCAAAGAGGAATAAAAGAATTTTCAGGTGGTCTGAATACCTTCTTGTTTTAAGATTGGAAATCACTTGAGATTTTGGATTGGAACAGAGTTTGAAACCAAGCAAATATCTCAATCACTTTTATCCCGACAATTCAGCATTAATTGGTATTCGAATGGCACCAGGCCACCAAAGGAATTCGCGATTTCTGGGATGAAGCATCTCAGCATCTGCCATTCTATCTGCAGTTTGTGTTTGCAATTCCGGATTTTGAGCAAACAGACTTATAAAGAAACAGCAAATCTGTCCAAAATAATTTTAATTTGAAAATATGGCTATTGATTTACATGTGTATACAAATTTTGTAACGATATTTTAAAATTGAACCCCATAACAACTATTGTAATTTAAAAAATATTTTTTGTTTTTCAAACTTCATGCATGTTACTTTCTTTTGACCGTCAAAAGACGACTGAACGATCTGCGAAGCAGTTTTGAGCAACAGCTCAAAAAGTGAAGGAGCCCCCGCCAATAAATTGGGGGCAAGGCGCAAGGGATAAAACAAAGATAGCTCGCTGTTTCAATTATCCGCTTTCGCGGTTCACTTCGCCATCGCACTGTCGTACGATGGTATCCTGCGTGGCAGGATACTTCGCTACGATCACCTCGCTCACCCAACTGCAGCTCTTTCGCTATGTGACTGACTGGTGTTCCCCATACGGGGAACATTGGAGTGACACAAAGTCACTCCAAAAGGAGGGAACCGTCCCTCAAAGGACGGCTTGGAGTGCGCCGCCTCGATGGCCCATTCTTTTGTTTAGCTTCCCACAAGCGCTAACGCGTTCTTTCACTTCTCGTGCTGTCGCACTCGACCACTCCTAAAGTCGTGGATCGCTCAATCACTGCGGAGTCCTAGGCCGCATTGAAATGCTTAAAAACCATCATTCTTCCTGATATTTCAATCTAAATATTGATTAATATTAAGAGCCTTTTCGTCAGCGGCCCAAGAAGGACAGATTTTGGAAATAGCGCCTTATATTGTCGCTCCTTTAACAGAAACTAATATGATGCACCCATCAAACATACTATCATAATAAAATCATAATATGGAGCGGCAATATTCAGTGCCCAAAATCTGTCCCAACAGAGAACTTTGCAAAATGAACCCAATTAAGCCAAATAGAATCAAGATAGATGCCGCCTTAGAAAAGGCTGCGTTTTTGATACTCCGCTTTCGCGGCTCCTTCACTTAGAGCGCTGTCGCACTCTACCAAGCTTATAGCTTGGATCGTTCAGTCGTGCGCGACAAAAAGTGGGAATGTTGATTTGTAAAAATTATTTTGGACAGGTGTGAAGAAAAAGCTAACTTGAAAACCTGAGAAAATACCTCCAATTACTCAAATGCTGGGTCTAACACCTCAGAGAGCTATCGGATGATTGGAATACCCGATAAAAACTTTTTACCCTACTTGTAAGTATTTGAGAATTTCTCGAAAATTGCATTGCAAAATATGGTATCAGATGAATCAGCAGCACTTCAAATTTGTCGAAAAGGCTCAATCGCAAGGTCTGTGAAGTCATTTTTGATCCATGGTTTGATTTTTTTTTGACGAATGAATATTTTATATAACAAAGAAATACAATATTATATACATAAAATAATTTAGTAATATTAATTTTAATTGATTTTTTTCATCACAGGGTTACATATTATGCAAAATATATATATAACTTTGTCCTTATGTAAAACTCATTGTTATGCAAGGTTGGAAGAAAATTATGACCATTCGGGACCAGTACAAGGCTGAGGTGAAGCGCCTTCAGCTCATCAAGAACGGCATTGAAGCCATGCTGATGTCCAAGCCTAAGGAAACCATGAAGGTGGCGATGAACGGGATGGATCTCTACGTCAAAGAGGGCCAATACGAAATAGCCTCCATCCTGCTTTTCGAAAACGAAGAGGATTAAATTACAGACTTACAGAGGGTTAAAAATTCAGGCGGAAATTCTGCCTGTACACCCAAACGATAAGGGTCAACAATAAAAAGAGAAACAACAGGAAGAATATAAAACACCTTCCCTTACTACCTTTATTTAATTCATGTAACTCCATGGGGTGGATTTAAGGCGCAAAGTAAATTCAAAATATCGCATTCTCCAAATTATCACCGAGTTTTTGCAAAAGAGATCGGATTTTATTTTGTAAAAATGATTAGAATCCTGATTGATTTAAAATTTCATATTTGTGAGTCAGTCAGGCTTACCAATTAGGTAAGCATTAAATGGTAGCTTTTTTGTAACGAGAAGCTGTCATTTCATGGTCTATTCTTTGATAAATTTAAGGAAGGCTGAAGTGGAATCATTGTATAAAACTCTGCACAGATATACTCCTGATGGAAGATCGTCCAGACGGATCCAGTCATGATCCATTCCCTGTTGTATTCTAAATTGCTTTACTTCTTGTCCCTGGAGATTAAGAATTTGGAAGAAACCGGAATTTTGAATATTTGCAAGCTGGATTCTAATTTGATCTTCGGCAGGATTGGGATAAACGCTCCATTCCAAATTATCAGCAAATTGAATGGTTCCTACTGAACGGCAGGCTTCCTCAATCAAGGCATAGCTGTCACAGGCATCCAGATTATGATCAATATCGTATATTTGAAATTGTTTGTGTTTAATCCAGTCACATATGCTTTTTACATGGCAGAGATTTAGTTTGATATTGTCGCGTAGAATAAGTTCTGAGATGGTCTCATGATCTAGTTCTTCGATCCCTTCAAGCGAACTGAGTTCCGGATTGAGATTGATTTGCAATTTACCGCCTATGGTTTTTAGCTTGCTAAGTGGCTTTAGATTCTTTATTGAAGATAGTCCCATGATTGTAACCTGATTACCGATTGATTCAAGATTTTTGAGACCGTTCAAGTCCTGCAAAACCCTGAGTCCTATCAAGCGGAGATGCCCACCGATCTTGCGCAGATTCCTGAGACCCTCGATGTTTTTTAAACTGAGATTGCTTTGGATTCTAAGGTCTTCCGGGATTTCCGTTAGACCGCTTAAGCCATCAAGATTGCTCAGATAATCATTGTTGCGGATCGAGATGAAGCGGCCCACCTTGCGCACGTTGCGCAGCCCATCTATTTGAGTTAATGAATCTATATAATTGCGGTGTTGGTAAAAATAAAGTCCTCCACCAATTTCTTGCAAATGGGACAATCCTTCCAGGTCCACCAATCTTAGATTAATGGCAATCCGTAGGTCCCCGGATATGTATTGGAGGGAATCCAATCCATCGAGGCGAAACAAAGAATCGGTTTCATAAATCTCCAAATCGCCCAGGATCTCTTTAATTCGCGGTAATGGTCTCAGATCTTCTACTTCAAGAGAAATAATCAGGTCACCTTCCAATGTCTCACAGTTGGGATAAAGTTGTGCAAACAAGATGAGCTCCTCCTGAGAACAAAGTTCAATTCTTCCCGGAGGTGGGCATTGACTTTTAATAATAATTGGATGCAGCAAGAAAAATCCACACATCAAATAAAGTAATCCGATAGGTGTTACCGGAGTTTTTACTTTAACACAATTGCATTGAAACGAATTCGGAGTCCTTATTTTTTTCATTCAGCCCGGTTTTATTCAACCATTATTTTTTCTACCTGAGTGTGTCCGTTTTCAAGACTCAACATTAAAAAATACAGTCCATTTGAAAGCGTAGAAATATCAATTTTGATGGTATTTTGAGAAGTGTTCAGATATTGACTATGGATATGCTTCCCGGCAGGATCTACTATTCTGAAGTGACGAATACCCAAATTATGATCTGTTAATTCAAGGTAGAGCGTTCCAGAAGCAGGATTGGGCCATAGAATCAGGTTTCCATCGATTCCCGTTTTATGATCAAAAACCGAAACCAGGCTGCTGTCGCAGACGGGTTCATATCCCAGTCTGTAGTTGACAAAATTGGGTATGCTCCCGTGGTTTACTGCTGGCAAATGGAGTCCGTGTTGCTCAAAGCGGCATGCCTTGCCCTTTTCATTGGGTTCGTGGATGATGTGCATCACCTCATTGCTGGTCCCGGTGCTTACATAGATCTTACAATCCGGAGCCAAACGGGCCAGGTTGAATGCGGCAGGCCAGTTGCCGGGTTCTACATAGCCATCCCATGAGTCAATATGGACCAGACTAGCTTGTGGGTCCTGGGACCAGGTATCGACCTGATAGAGTTCATAAAGAAAAAACATGTAAACAAATCTTGAATTGGAAGAAAATGCAAGACCAGTTAATTGTGCGGCTCCAGAGGATTCATTTCCTGTGGTTATTTGACGGAAATTGCTGAGTAAACCGGACTCGCGATCAAAATCCATCAGCATTAGACCATCGCTGGAAGTCATTTTGGCATACATGGTCCCGTTGGGTGAAAAACATGACTGCCCGGTTCCTGCATCCCAATATCTTGTTGCAATCCCAATATTTTGCTCAAGTCCTTTTTTAAGACCGGTCTCGTCAAGTAGACTCAGATAATAAGCATTATTCGTATATCCACAACTAATCACCCACCAGTCCAAATTGTTAGCATGTCTTACTGCTGTGAGATAGCCAGAAGGCATTATTTTTTCTACCATTGGAATATTTTTTTGAATAACATCACCAAATCCTGAATTCAAATTCATATTTACTATTGAGTATAGTAATTTTGAAATTACAATACTACCAGGAATATTTGTATCAGAATTCTTTTCATTCATAAAATAAATAATAATATACTCAAAGGGACTCTTGGGTCTAGGAAGAATTAAACTGCCTTGGCGGAGACCGTAATCTCCATAAGTGCATGAAATATCCCACAAATAGCCTTCATTGATTTTTCCGTTGGGCATAGGGCGGAACAGGCGGTCATTAACGTAGCATCCGGAGGTGTGGAGTAAAAGTTGACCAGACAAATCGCAGATCGATGCGTTGTTACTATGAACTCGAGGATACCTACCAAAGTGTTCCATGCGGAGTGGAGAATAATTAAAGTCTAGTGAAAATCTATAAAATTTGCTGTCTGTAGTAGTCGTACTATTTGTGCCACCTAAAACCCAAATATAGTCCCTTTTGCCCTGAGAAAATAAGGATGTTGTTAAAAAAACAAATAAAAAAATTAATTTCATGTTTCTAAAATTAAAATTGGAGGGTTGTGATCAAACTCACATTCAGTTTAGATTTAATTGTGTGATTAAAATTGTTTTTATTAAGTATTAGTTTATTTATAACGATTTAGGTAAAAAATAGTAATTATATAGCATGAGAAAAACTATTATTTTTATTTCAGAGAATTAAAATATCGGGATTAGCCAAGTTGCCATCTCTAAAAAGTCAATTTACAATATTGATTTATATTTGAGCCAATAAATATGATTAATTTTTGAGCATTCCATGTATCTTTCTTAAAAACCAAAGAGACCAGTCTGTCCTGCGCCGACATCCCTGGATCTTTTCCGGAGCCATTGAGGCTATGGACCCTGGACTCGGCGACGGTGATTTGGTAAGCGTTTACAACAAGCAAAAATTACAAATAGCCTACGGCCACTTTTACCACGGCAGCATCGCGGTTAAAATTTTGAATTTTGGACCTGATGCTTATTCTGAATCCATCTGGTTTGATAAAATCCAAAAGGCCTACGATCTCAGGATCTCGCTCATCCAATCCGGCTTGCTGGACTCTGACGCCTGGCGATGGGTAAACGGTGAGGGAGATGGTCTTCCCGGACTGATCATAGACCGATTTGGTTCTTTGATCACCATCCAATGCCACAGCATCGGCATGCATCGATCCATAGCACTCATCAGCCAGGCTATTCTGGATGTGGACGCCGCAAACATCCTTTGCATCTATGACAAAAGCAAAGAAAGTCTTCCGGCGGAATATGCCGCTGGATTGAGCAACGGAGTGTTGTTTGGAGAGTTAAAGCCAACCCGCATTTGTGAACATGGAATAAATTATTGGGTAGATCCGGTCCATGGACAAAAGACGGGTTTTTTTCTGGACCAGCGTGACAACCGGGCTCTGGTTAAAAAATGGAGCAGGAACAAAAGAGTGCTCAACACTTTCAGCTATTCTGGCGGATTTAGTCTTGCTGCCCTTAAAGGCGGGGCCCGTGAGGTACTTTCCATCGACTCCTCCGCCAAAGCCATGCAACTGCTGGATCAGAATTTGGAAATCAATGGATTTAATCACACGGTCCACCAATCCATCCAGGGGGATGTACCGGGGTGGTTTAAAAATTACCAGGGCGATCCCTACGATCTGATCATCCTCGATCCTCCGGCCTTTGCCAAATCCATTCATAAGCGACACCAGGCCATCCAGGCTTATACCCGTCTGAATTTTGTAGCGATGCAGAAACTTAGCCCAAAAGGGCTCCTGTTCAGCTTTTCTTGTTCCCAGGTGGTGACCGAGGAGTTGTTTTACGGTGCAGTCAGTGCAGCAGCGATTCAAGCGGGAAGAGATGTAAGGCTTTTGGCCAGACTCAGTCAGGGTCCGGATCATCCCGTCAATTTTTTTCATCCGGAAGGGCACTATCTCAAAGGATTGTTGTTGTATATAGAGTAATACCTTGTTTTCAACCAATCCAACTTCTTCAGATGAATACAATGAAAAAATGGCAAATGAAATTGATTTAACCCAATGGTGCACTGATCTTGCCCGTTCTTCCCCAGACCACCAACAAAGCTTGCTTCTGATTGGCGAAAGGGTCAGTGAATTGTTGCAGCAGGATCCGGGTTTGCTGTTCAGCCACCTGTACCGGCTGGATATCGAAGAAAAGGACCTCCGCAAGATCTTAGAGGATTATGCTCCAGAACTATGGCCTGAAAAGCTGGCAGAAGCCATTTGGCAACGACAAATGGAACGAATTGAATCAAAGAAAAGGATCCGGGTGAATCCGGTCCATGAGGAGGGCTGGGACTTCTAAAGTGGGCAAAGACCCCTTGAAACCTGCCAATATTGGGATTTTATTTGCAATTTTTTCCAGTTTTAATAGTCTATTTTGCCGATTGGCTGTATATTTGCAGCCCTTTTAAAAAAAATTGAATTATCAAATGAAACATTTTGAAGTAAACTTTATCGTGGATCCGGTGCTGTCGGACGATGAAGTCAAATCGACAGCGCAAACCTACCAGGAGATGCTGACCACAGAAGGTGCGTCCATCGTCCATGTAGATGAAGCGGGACTTAAGCCTTTGGCTTATCCCATCAACAAGAGGAGTACCGGTGTGTACTACTGCATTGAATTTTCAGCTCCGACAGGATCTCTCATCGGGAAAATGGAGCTTGCCATGAAAAGAGATGAGCGCATCATGCGTTACCTTACCGTCAGCCTGGACAAATTTGGCGTCAAATACAATGATGACAAAAGAAATGGCAAGATTGGCAAAAAGGTCCGCAAAGAAAAGCCAGTGCCTGTTATGATGTCCAAACCTTATGTTCCAAAAGCAGCAATTCCTGAAATCATTGGAGATGATCTCGGCGAAGATGTTTTAAAGGTGGACGAATAATTCATTTATTTTTTTCAATTTAAACTGTAAAAAAATGGCAACGCAAGACGAAATAAAGTTCTTAAGCAATCCTAACATCGGCAAAAAGCATAAAAAATACTGCCGCTTCAAAAAATTCGGACTCAAACACATCGATTACAAAGATCCCGATTTTTTAATCCAATTTATTAACGAGCAAGGCAAGATATTGCCACGCAGACTGACCGGAAACTCTCTGAAATACCAAAAAAGAGTGGCTACCGCGATCAAAAGGGCACGCCATCTGGCCATTTTGCCTTTTGTTTCTGATTTGCTCAAATAGGGATTTCTGACCTTCACCTTTTTAAATTCAAAAGACATGGAAATTATTCTTCTTAACGATATAGACAAAGTAGGCGACAAGTATGATGTAATCAAAGTAAAAGCTGGTTTCGGAAGAAATTATCTGATCCCTAAAGGCCTCGCTTTGGTAGCATCTGAAACGAATCTTCGGAGACTTGCCAATCTCAAAAGGCAAGAGGA
This window of the Saprospiraceae bacterium genome carries:
- a CDS encoding pyridoxamine 5'-phosphate oxidase family protein, encoding MNDLENLYAVLDAGFLCHVAFQHQNKSMIIPTAFGRKDEVIYLHGSTKNFMLNQILDGQTVCVAVTHLDGLVLARSLFDTSVNYRSAVVFGKAEKLESEEERMMGLKTITDHIIKGRWEEVPVGSEQALKATMVVRIPIESASVKIRKGGPMGDEDLKNEVWSGVIPLSLQPMGPVADEKFGGQLPLAESVIWYLSHFNR
- a CDS encoding 30S ribosomal protein S18, translated to MATQDEIKFLSNPNIGKKHKKYCRFKKFGLKHIDYKDPDFLIQFINEQGKILPRRLTGNSLKYQKRVATAIKRARHLAILPFVSDLLK
- a CDS encoding T9SS type A sorting domain-containing protein, with the translated sequence MKKIRTPNSFQCNCVKVKTPVTPIGLLYLMCGFFLLHPIIIKSQCPPPGRIELCSQEELILFAQLYPNCETLEGDLIISLEVEDLRPLPRIKEILGDLEIYETDSLFRLDGLDSLQYISGDLRIAINLRLVDLEGLSHLQEIGGGLYFYQHRNYIDSLTQIDGLRNVRKVGRFISIRNNDYLSNLDGLSGLTEIPEDLRIQSNLSLKNIEGLRNLRKIGGHLRLIGLRVLQDLNGLKNLESIGNQVTIMGLSSIKNLKPLSKLKTIGGKLQINLNPELSSLEGIEELDHETISELILRDNIKLNLCHVKSICDWIKHKQFQIYDIDHNLDACDSYALIEEACRSVGTIQFADNLEWSVYPNPAEDQIRIQLANIQNSGFFQILNLQGQEVKQFRIQQGMDHDWIRLDDLPSGVYLCRVLYNDSTSAFLKFIKE
- a CDS encoding class I SAM-dependent rRNA methyltransferase; translated protein: MPCIFLKNQRDQSVLRRHPWIFSGAIEAMDPGLGDGDLVSVYNKQKLQIAYGHFYHGSIAVKILNFGPDAYSESIWFDKIQKAYDLRISLIQSGLLDSDAWRWVNGEGDGLPGLIIDRFGSLITIQCHSIGMHRSIALISQAILDVDAANILCIYDKSKESLPAEYAAGLSNGVLFGELKPTRICEHGINYWVDPVHGQKTGFFLDQRDNRALVKKWSRNKRVLNTFSYSGGFSLAALKGGAREVLSIDSSAKAMQLLDQNLEINGFNHTVHQSIQGDVPGWFKNYQGDPYDLIILDPPAFAKSIHKRHQAIQAYTRLNFVAMQKLSPKGLLFSFSCSQVVTEELFYGAVSAAAIQAGRDVRLLARLSQGPDHPVNFFHPEGHYLKGLLLYIE
- a CDS encoding T9SS type A sorting domain-containing protein, whose product is MKLIFLFVFLTTSLFSQGKRDYIWVLGGTNSTTTTDSKFYRFSLDFNYSPLRMEHFGRYPRVHSNNASICDLSGQLLLHTSGCYVNDRLFRPMPNGKINEGYLWDISCTYGDYGLRQGSLILPRPKSPFEYIIIYFMNEKNSDTNIPGSIVISKLLYSIVNMNLNSGFGDVIQKNIPMVEKIMPSGYLTAVRHANNLDWWVISCGYTNNAYYLSLLDETGLKKGLEQNIGIATRYWDAGTGQSCFSPNGTMYAKMTSSDGLMLMDFDRESGLLSNFRQITTGNESSGAAQLTGLAFSSNSRFVYMFFLYELYQVDTWSQDPQASLVHIDSWDGYVEPGNWPAAFNLARLAPDCKIYVSTGTSNEVMHIIHEPNEKGKACRFEQHGLHLPAVNHGSIPNFVNYRLGYEPVCDSSLVSVFDHKTGIDGNLILWPNPASGTLYLELTDHNLGIRHFRIVDPAGKHIHSQYLNTSQNTIKIDISTLSNGLYFLMLSLENGHTQVEKIMVE
- the rpsF gene encoding 30S ribosomal protein S6 — protein: MKHFEVNFIVDPVLSDDEVKSTAQTYQEMLTTEGASIVHVDEAGLKPLAYPINKRSTGVYYCIEFSAPTGSLIGKMELAMKRDERIMRYLTVSLDKFGVKYNDDKRNGKIGKKVRKEKPVPVMMSKPYVPKAAIPEIIGDDLGEDVLKVDE